A genomic region of Rickettsiales bacterium contains the following coding sequences:
- a CDS encoding response regulator, with protein sequence MTHKLLERQIIKVSDGNGTVDYKALLQLIELAYEKYDRDAQMQDRATQLMSDELNELNAAIRKERDEMVAESQKRFELAVEGTNDGIWDWDVRKNSLWLSRHCKTMLGYNEDQLEEAQIDDWYDLVHESDKPSAKAFIEHHLNSDKHYPVTLKFNAASGAIHHIKCYASALKDAAGKTLRLVGVLTDITEFITMQQELEAERNKAEEANRSLAAKIAEKERMEKQLAAYIERMEIAQFEAMEAKEKAKNDAHTILLLKTVAAEANSASSVEDTIRTVLEQMCKFIGWPLGHAYYLDTRENILKSTGIWYVKEKAHFEKFQRATRDTPLKHGEGIPGEVWKKLSPVWNSNLQNDPNFTRMRKEPECGIQSAFAFPIIVDNELAYVLEFFSDRQILLNDELKDIIRDIGSQLVALIKRTRTEEELKRAKEEAEKANISKSDFLANMSHEIRTPMNGVLGMTSLLLDTHLDADQRSWAEIIKKSGENLLEIINDILDFSKIEAGKLLLEPVQFDLNSLVMEVTDLFSLKTQESGIELLVEFAPDLPRHLIGDPTRLRQILINLVGNALKFTKQGYVLIRAWGETAPDKKARLYFEIEDSGIGIPRDKLGYIFNKFSQAEESTTRRFGGTGLGLTICRKLTDMMQGSIDVRSELGKGSVFFFDVLLDIADKIPERLTPHQTDLKDLRVLIVDDGEINRTILTQYAQTWGMHVDTCNSAPQAFSMLEKAQKVGTPYHFALIDYCLEEGTGMDIADQIQTAALPITTKLIMITGVGQLVASMNLQERGFAAFFVKPLYPEHLKAAMQALQDANLKGTTLPLLTRNTINSILQHQKSQQATPKDAFNNLRILAVEDMKVNLMLIVRILEKLGCNVSTATNGKEAVEKLRNDSFDMIFMDCQMPEMDGFEATRKIRDMENGNGHHTTIIALTADAITGDREKCLQAGMDDYLNKPFKPEHIAQTLEKWVNAAHTSH encoded by the coding sequence ATGACACATAAGCTTCTGGAAAGACAGATTATTAAAGTAAGCGATGGCAACGGCACGGTTGACTACAAAGCTTTGCTGCAGCTGATAGAACTTGCCTATGAAAAGTACGATCGCGATGCGCAGATGCAGGACCGTGCAACCCAGCTGATGTCGGACGAACTGAATGAACTGAATGCCGCCATCCGCAAGGAGCGCGATGAAATGGTGGCCGAATCGCAGAAACGCTTTGAACTCGCAGTCGAAGGCACGAATGACGGCATATGGGACTGGGATGTGCGTAAAAACAGTCTTTGGCTTTCCAGGCACTGCAAAACCATGCTCGGTTACAATGAAGATCAGCTGGAAGAAGCGCAGATAGATGACTGGTACGATCTGGTGCATGAGAGTGACAAGCCAAGCGCCAAGGCTTTCATTGAGCATCACCTCAACAGCGATAAGCATTACCCCGTCACACTAAAATTTAATGCGGCATCGGGTGCTATTCATCACATCAAATGCTACGCCTCTGCCCTGAAGGATGCGGCAGGAAAAACCTTGCGGCTGGTCGGTGTGCTCACGGACATCACCGAATTCATTACCATGCAGCAGGAGCTGGAAGCGGAACGCAATAAGGCAGAGGAAGCCAATCGCAGCCTCGCGGCAAAAATTGCGGAAAAAGAGCGCATGGAAAAGCAGCTCGCCGCTTATATCGAACGCATGGAGATCGCCCAGTTTGAAGCCATGGAGGCCAAGGAAAAAGCTAAGAATGACGCACATACCATTCTGCTTCTTAAAACCGTGGCGGCGGAAGCCAACAGTGCATCCAGCGTGGAAGATACAATCAGGACAGTACTGGAGCAGATGTGCAAATTCATCGGCTGGCCGCTGGGACACGCCTATTATCTCGATACCAGGGAAAACATACTGAAATCAACCGGAATCTGGTATGTCAAAGAGAAGGCTCACTTTGAAAAATTTCAACGGGCAACGAGGGATACACCGCTTAAACACGGCGAAGGCATTCCCGGAGAAGTGTGGAAAAAATTAAGCCCGGTATGGAACAGCAATCTGCAGAACGATCCCAATTTCACAAGAATGCGCAAAGAACCGGAATGCGGCATTCAATCCGCGTTTGCTTTCCCCATCATAGTGGATAATGAACTGGCCTATGTGCTGGAATTCTTTTCCGACCGCCAGATTCTACTGAACGATGAACTCAAGGACATTATCCGCGACATCGGCAGCCAGCTTGTCGCACTCATTAAGCGTACACGCACGGAAGAAGAACTCAAACGCGCCAAGGAAGAAGCCGAAAAAGCCAATATTTCCAAGTCGGACTTCCTTGCCAACATGAGCCACGAAATCCGCACACCGATGAACGGCGTACTGGGAATGACATCGCTGCTGCTGGATACGCATCTGGATGCCGATCAGCGAAGCTGGGCGGAAATCATCAAGAAATCAGGAGAAAATCTGCTGGAAATTATAAATGATATTCTCGATTTCTCCAAGATCGAGGCCGGAAAACTGCTTCTGGAACCGGTACAATTCGATCTCAATAGTCTGGTTATGGAAGTGACGGACCTGTTTTCGCTCAAAACGCAGGAAAGCGGCATCGAATTGCTTGTGGAATTCGCCCCTGACCTTCCCCGCCATTTGATAGGCGATCCTACAAGGCTGCGCCAGATATTGATTAACCTGGTCGGCAATGCCCTTAAATTCACGAAACAGGGTTATGTCCTGATCCGCGCGTGGGGAGAAACGGCACCTGATAAAAAAGCGCGGCTGTATTTTGAAATTGAAGATAGCGGCATCGGAATTCCGCGAGATAAGCTCGGTTATATTTTCAATAAATTCTCACAGGCCGAAGAATCCACGACTCGTCGTTTTGGCGGAACAGGGCTGGGGCTCACTATCTGCCGGAAACTGACGGATATGATGCAGGGCAGCATTGATGTAAGAAGCGAGCTGGGCAAGGGTTCGGTTTTCTTTTTTGATGTCCTGCTGGATATAGCGGATAAAATCCCCGAGCGCCTTACTCCTCATCAGACCGATCTGAAAGACTTGCGGGTGCTGATTGTGGATGACGGAGAGATAAACCGCACCATTCTGACGCAGTACGCGCAGACTTGGGGAATGCACGTAGATACTTGCAATTCGGCCCCCCAAGCCTTTTCTATGCTGGAGAAAGCACAGAAGGTCGGAACACCGTATCATTTTGCATTGATCGATTATTGCCTGGAAGAAGGCACGGGTATGGACATCGCGGATCAAATTCAAACCGCTGCCCTTCCTATCACCACCAAGCTTATCATGATTACCGGCGTCGGCCAGCTGGTGGCCAGCATGAATCTGCAGGAAAGAGGATTTGCAGCCTTTTTCGTCAAACCGCTTTATCCCGAACATTTAAAAGCGGCAATGCAGGCTCTGCAGGATGCGAATCTAAAAGGCACGACGCTTCCGCTGCTGACGCGTAATACAATCAATAGCATTCTTCAGCATCAGAAGTCACAACAGGCCACACCGAAAGATGCATTTAACAATCTTCGTATTCTTGCGGTGGAAGATATGAAGGTGAACCTCATGCTGATTGTCCGGATACTGGAGAAACTTGGCTGCAATGTGAGCACCGCCACCAATGGTAAGGAAGCAGTGGAGAAACTCCGAAATGATTCATTCGACATGATATTCATGGATTGTCAGATGCCGGAAATGGATGGGTTTGAAGCCACCAGGAAAATCCGCGATATGGAAAACGGAAACGGTCATCACACCACGATTATTGCTCTTACGGCAGATGCCATTACAGGAGACCGCGAAAAATGCCTCCAGGCCGGAATGGACGATTACTTGAATAAACCATTCAAACCCGAACACATCGCCCAGACACTGGAAAAATGGGTCAATGCTGCCCACACATCACACTAG
- a CDS encoding response regulator has translation MALDYQIDFNRLPELVRRDPESWSGVSCLIAMLREDASREAIESAIAQEIRDYPGMTVAEGKGGRLACLVRGYSPGSVLNVIQSYKFINDIKNEWEQVCALLEAPSPVAAAGAAPVFSRGLSLLIVEDDRMSSQMIAASLRQYGEVTVTGNYRQAIANSMIDRPDIIFLDIHYRDDTNDGFDVMRNLASFDANIFVVMFSGDNDPLTIYKCLAAGAQGFISKPFNANSFAYYVDKLRSQAA, from the coding sequence ATGGCTTTGGATTATCAAATAGACTTTAACAGGCTTCCGGAACTGGTCAGGCGGGACCCGGAGAGCTGGAGCGGTGTTTCCTGTCTTATCGCCATGTTACGGGAGGATGCATCCCGCGAAGCGATAGAATCAGCTATAGCACAGGAAATTAGGGATTATCCCGGCATGACCGTGGCAGAAGGGAAAGGCGGCAGGCTTGCCTGCCTTGTAAGAGGGTATAGTCCCGGTTCTGTTCTGAATGTAATCCAATCTTATAAGTTTATCAATGATATAAAAAATGAATGGGAACAGGTTTGCGCCCTGCTGGAGGCACCCAGCCCTGTTGCCGCTGCAGGTGCTGCTCCGGTTTTCTCCAGGGGCTTATCTCTGTTGATTGTCGAAGATGACCGTATGAGCAGCCAGATGATCGCGGCGAGTCTACGGCAATATGGTGAAGTGACCGTTACGGGTAATTACCGGCAGGCCATTGCCAATTCCATGATTGACCGCCCGGATATTATCTTCCTGGATATTCATTACCGTGACGACACCAATGATGGGTTTGATGTCATGCGAAACCTTGCCAGTTTTGATGCGAATATATTTGTTGTCATGTTTTCCGGCGATAACGATCCGCTGACGATATACAAATGTCTGGCGGCGGGAGCTCAGGGTTTTATTTCCAAGCCTTTTAATGCGAACTCATTTGCTTATTACGTGGATAAGCTGCGCTCTCAAGCTGCCTAG
- a CDS encoding response regulator transcription factor — MNQKKNTILIIEDEPPIRKLFNIALEAAGYKTVECDSGKEGIRLAASVRPDLVILDLGLPDIDGKEVITGLREWSQVPIIVCSVRSEDEEVIAALETGADDYVTKPFNPDVLLARIHANLRKAATRQVGEPDLENGDIRMDLVRHEVFLRGEKSVFTPREYDLLRYFIVNRGKILTHKQILKDIWGAAHVDNMQYLRVYVSQLREKIEPNPAAPIYIVTEPGIGYRMEIVNVSEDAAA, encoded by the coding sequence ATGAACCAGAAGAAAAATACGATTCTGATTATCGAAGATGAACCGCCGATCCGTAAGCTGTTCAACATTGCGCTGGAAGCCGCTGGCTACAAGACTGTAGAGTGCGACAGCGGCAAGGAAGGCATCCGCCTGGCTGCCTCTGTGCGTCCCGATCTTGTCATTCTGGACCTGGGCCTCCCGGATATAGACGGTAAAGAGGTCATAACGGGACTGCGCGAATGGTCGCAGGTGCCCATTATTGTCTGCTCCGTACGCAGCGAAGACGAAGAAGTCATTGCCGCACTGGAAACCGGCGCGGACGATTATGTGACAAAACCCTTTAACCCGGATGTGTTACTGGCACGTATTCATGCCAACCTGCGTAAGGCCGCCACCCGCCAGGTGGGCGAACCTGATCTGGAAAACGGCGATATCCGCATGGATCTGGTGCGCCACGAAGTGTTCCTGCGCGGAGAAAAATCCGTCTTCACGCCGCGTGAATACGACCTGCTGCGTTATTTCATTGTGAACCGCGGAAAGATTCTTACCCACAAACAGATATTGAAAGATATCTGGGGTGCCGCCCATGTGGACAACATGCAGTATCTGCGTGTCTATGTGAGCCAGCTGCGTGAAAAGATCGAACCCAATCCCGCTGCGCCGATCTATATCGTGACAGAACCGGGGATCGGATATCGCATGGAAATCGTCAATGTGAGCGAGGACGCAGCCGCGTAA
- a CDS encoding ATP-binding protein has translation MEPTSPDLVIVCLEDHPRAVILLRVARNRAMRMGGRWRAVFVETPGQDGLDPDAQERMLRLLTLAEQMGGETSHITAENYTRAVKTMLEEEKGRVASIIIAHSEQQQRSFLLRRTLPQTVMEQARKRGIPVEGITITGHNYRYSLWERLRFFRPLPILYGLLAVGVAYLCAFALQATLPPALFRINNQNIGLLFMTACAFAASRFGLMPGLIASLTSFLVINYFLTVPHYHIDLSNVTDMLNMGIFLSAAMLISIFTSRTRGFAEKARRRELNTQVLFNLYQVSANASSLTQALEKLHAHIVRTLKMEVAFFLPPAVSPENIVLTFPQDATLSDSDIKAMELCWREMKTTGLGSPSFRDSAWRFNLMLSQSGAIGIIGVKPRSRKQVDVWFGGMMTAIADQVATIIERMELASTMEATRISEEREKLRSMLLSSVSHDLKTPLASIIAALNIYRSHGKQFDPSKRDTLIETALSESERLDSFITNILDMTRLESKKITFKKGWYHPGKILDDVLRRLEYRLRNHSVTLQPPEHNVELYVDRMMIGQVLQNIIDNACKYTPSGTTIEISMVVGVDGGFAYAVRDHGKGIPPEKLEQIFDKYARLQMRDSQVAGTGLGLAICKAVMDGQGGAVKAQNHPEGGAVFTICIPDWRPIS, from the coding sequence ATGGAACCGACGTCACCTGATCTGGTTATTGTCTGTCTTGAGGATCATCCAAGAGCAGTTATTCTTTTACGTGTTGCCCGCAACCGTGCCATGCGTATGGGGGGGCGATGGCGTGCCGTGTTCGTGGAAACGCCAGGGCAGGATGGACTCGATCCGGATGCTCAAGAGAGAATGTTGCGCCTTCTGACGCTTGCAGAGCAGATGGGGGGTGAAACGTCCCATATCACCGCCGAGAATTATACGCGTGCCGTCAAGACCATGCTGGAGGAGGAAAAAGGGCGCGTTGCATCTATTATTATAGCCCATTCCGAACAGCAGCAGCGCAGTTTTTTACTGCGCCGCACCCTTCCGCAGACCGTGATGGAGCAAGCGCGGAAGCGAGGGATTCCGGTCGAAGGAATTACGATCACGGGACATAATTACCGTTACTCCTTGTGGGAAAGGCTGCGTTTTTTCAGGCCGCTTCCTATTCTATACGGGTTGTTGGCCGTAGGGGTGGCATATCTTTGCGCATTCGCGCTCCAGGCGACATTGCCGCCTGCCTTATTCAGGATCAATAACCAGAATATCGGCCTGCTGTTCATGACCGCTTGCGCGTTTGCGGCGAGCCGTTTCGGACTTATGCCGGGGCTGATCGCTTCGCTGACGAGCTTTCTCGTCATCAATTATTTTCTAACCGTTCCCCATTACCATATCGATCTGAGCAATGTGACGGACATGCTCAATATGGGGATTTTCCTTTCGGCAGCTATGCTGATCTCTATTTTCACCAGCCGCACACGCGGTTTTGCCGAAAAAGCACGCAGACGCGAGCTGAATACGCAGGTATTGTTCAATCTGTATCAGGTCAGTGCGAATGCGTCTTCGTTAACCCAGGCGCTGGAGAAGCTGCATGCGCATATCGTACGCACCCTTAAGATGGAAGTGGCATTTTTCCTGCCTCCCGCTGTCAGCCCGGAAAATATCGTACTGACATTTCCGCAGGATGCAACGCTCAGCGACTCCGATATCAAGGCGATGGAATTATGCTGGCGTGAAATGAAGACAACGGGGCTCGGATCTCCTTCGTTCCGTGATTCTGCCTGGCGTTTCAATCTCATGCTGTCGCAAAGCGGTGCGATCGGCATTATCGGTGTGAAGCCGCGCTCGCGCAAGCAAGTGGATGTCTGGTTCGGAGGGATGATGACAGCGATTGCCGATCAGGTGGCAACCATTATCGAGCGTATGGAACTGGCCAGCACCATGGAGGCCACGCGCATCAGCGAGGAACGCGAGAAGCTCCGGTCCATGCTGCTTTCCAGTGTTTCGCACGATCTGAAGACCCCGCTTGCTTCCATTATCGCCGCGCTGAATATTTACCGCAGCCACGGTAAGCAGTTCGATCCCTCCAAGCGTGACACGCTGATTGAGACCGCACTCAGTGAATCCGAGCGGCTCGATAGTTTTATCACCAATATTCTGGATATGACTCGTCTGGAGAGCAAAAAGATCACGTTCAAGAAAGGCTGGTACCACCCTGGCAAGATTCTTGACGATGTGCTCAGGCGTCTTGAGTACCGGTTGCGCAATCATAGCGTTACATTGCAGCCGCCGGAGCATAATGTCGAACTTTATGTGGACCGGATGATGATAGGGCAGGTACTGCAGAACATTATTGACAATGCCTGTAAATATACGCCTTCCGGGACGACCATAGAGATCAGCATGGTTGTTGGCGTGGACGGGGGATTTGCCTATGCGGTACGCGACCACGGCAAGGGAATTCCTCCTGAAAAGCTTGAGCAGATATTCGATAAATATGCCCGTCTGCAGATGCGGGATTCCCAGGTCGCAGGCACAGGACTCGGTCTTGCTATCTGCAAGGCGGTCATGGACGGGCAGGGTGGAGCCGTTAAAGCGCAGAACCATCCGGAGGGCGGCGCGGTGTTCACTATCTGTATCCCGGACTGGCGGCCGATCTCCTGA
- the mgtA gene encoding magnesium-translocating P-type ATPase: MKQAVRNIIKAKDPVVSETLVSASKSSIDDAIALLETGFHGLTEEEVLARRERYGANEVAHDHPDPWYKQLAGAFVNPFIGVLAALIGISLFTDVLLAPPQDRNFKTIIVLLTMILISSVLRFWQEYRSGQAAEALKAMVRTTATVTRKEFDRPMEVSIIDLVPGDIVKLSAGDMIPADVRLLTSRDLFISQAVLTGESIPVEKYDTPVSRTSEVKSPLEMENVCFMGTNVVTGSATALVVATGKDAYFGTMAREITGTRPLTSFDIGINKVSWVLIRFMFIMVPIVFFLNGLTKNNWTDALLFAVSVAVGLTPEMLPMVVTANLARGAVAMAKRKTIVKHLNSIQNFGAMDILCTDKTGTLTQDKIILEKHLDIYGEKNLDVLKYAYLNSYYQTGLKNVLDVAVLNFGDDYGMNAMQVEYRKVDEIPFDFVRRRMSVIVRSDAPRNLLVCKGAVEEVLSLCVEADDFGKQEETDTAHLEEKRKNPRSPSLTLDEEKRKEIRKIARELNEEGLRVLAVAYKWLPPEDRTYNIQDETQMVLAGYIAFLDPPKETALTAISALKEHGVAVKIITGDNEIVTRKICKEVGLDHTHIIMGKDIDTFSDEELAGKVEETTIFAKMSPIQKSRIIRSLQSLGHTVGYMGDGINDAAALRDADVGISVDTAVDIAKESADIILLEKSLMVLEEGVLEGRKTFGNIIKYIKMTASSNFGNVFSVLIASAFLPFLPMLAIQLLVQNLLYDISQISIPWDNVDMEYMDKPRKWEAGGIARFMMLIGPLSSIFDVITFCVMWYVFKANTPEHQGLFQSGWFVEGLLSQTLVVHMIRTQKIPFFQSRAALPVITLTLVIMAIGIYIPFSPLGESLRLASLPLAYFGWLVAILLGYCIVTQTVKTWYVKKFGEWM, encoded by the coding sequence ATGAAACAAGCGGTCAGGAATATCATAAAAGCGAAGGATCCGGTCGTCTCGGAAACGCTTGTAAGCGCCTCAAAATCCTCGATCGATGACGCTATTGCATTACTGGAAACCGGTTTTCATGGCCTGACGGAAGAAGAAGTGCTGGCCCGTCGTGAGCGTTACGGCGCAAACGAGGTAGCTCACGACCATCCCGATCCATGGTATAAGCAGCTTGCAGGCGCATTCGTTAACCCGTTTATCGGTGTACTGGCAGCCCTGATCGGCATATCCCTGTTTACCGATGTTCTGCTCGCCCCGCCGCAGGACCGTAATTTCAAGACCATCATTGTGCTGCTGACCATGATTCTCATCAGCTCGGTCTTGCGCTTCTGGCAGGAATATCGTTCCGGCCAGGCCGCAGAAGCATTGAAAGCCATGGTGCGCACCACTGCTACCGTCACCCGTAAGGAATTTGACAGGCCGATGGAAGTTTCCATTATCGACCTCGTTCCGGGCGATATCGTCAAGCTTTCTGCAGGTGATATGATTCCGGCGGATGTCCGCCTGCTCACTTCGCGCGATCTGTTCATCAGCCAAGCCGTACTTACAGGCGAATCCATCCCGGTAGAAAAATACGATACCCCCGTTTCTCGCACGAGCGAGGTAAAAAGCCCCCTGGAGATGGAAAATGTCTGTTTTATGGGAACTAACGTCGTCACCGGCTCGGCCACCGCGCTCGTCGTCGCCACCGGCAAGGACGCCTATTTCGGCACCATGGCACGGGAAATCACGGGCACACGTCCGCTTACAAGCTTCGATATCGGCATTAATAAGGTTAGCTGGGTGCTGATCCGCTTCATGTTCATCATGGTGCCGATTGTGTTTTTCCTCAACGGCCTGACGAAGAATAACTGGACGGACGCCCTGCTCTTCGCCGTCTCCGTCGCAGTGGGCCTCACGCCGGAAATGCTACCGATGGTCGTAACCGCAAATCTTGCACGCGGCGCGGTAGCCATGGCCAAGCGCAAAACAATTGTTAAGCACCTGAACTCAATCCAGAACTTCGGCGCAATGGATATTCTCTGCACAGATAAGACCGGCACCCTGACACAGGACAAGATCATCCTGGAAAAACACCTCGATATTTATGGCGAAAAGAATCTGGACGTGCTGAAATACGCCTATCTCAACAGCTATTACCAGACGGGCCTGAAAAACGTGCTCGACGTAGCCGTCCTGAATTTTGGCGATGATTACGGTATGAATGCCATGCAGGTTGAATACCGTAAGGTGGACGAAATTCCGTTCGATTTCGTGCGCCGCCGCATGTCCGTCATCGTGCGCAGCGACGCTCCGCGCAACCTGCTTGTCTGCAAAGGTGCGGTGGAAGAAGTACTGTCCTTGTGTGTAGAAGCGGATGATTTCGGCAAACAGGAAGAGACCGACACCGCACATCTTGAGGAGAAGCGTAAAAATCCACGTTCGCCGAGCCTCACGCTGGATGAAGAAAAGCGCAAGGAAATCCGCAAAATCGCGCGCGAATTAAATGAAGAAGGTTTGCGCGTTCTGGCCGTTGCCTACAAATGGCTGCCACCGGAAGACCGCACCTACAATATTCAGGACGAAACCCAGATGGTCCTGGCAGGCTATATCGCTTTCCTCGATCCGCCGAAGGAAACAGCCCTGACCGCCATCTCTGCGCTGAAGGAACATGGCGTCGCCGTCAAGATCATTACGGGGGACAATGAAATCGTGACCCGCAAAATCTGTAAAGAAGTAGGACTCGATCACACCCATATCATCATGGGCAAGGATATCGACACATTCTCGGACGAAGAGCTTGCAGGCAAGGTGGAAGAAACCACCATCTTCGCCAAAATGTCTCCCATCCAGAAATCCCGCATCATCCGTTCGCTGCAAAGCCTTGGCCATACGGTGGGCTACATGGGCGACGGCATCAATGACGCCGCAGCGCTCCGCGACGCAGATGTCGGTATTTCAGTCGATACGGCCGTGGATATCGCCAAGGAATCGGCAGATATCATCCTGCTGGAAAAAAGCCTTATGGTACTGGAAGAAGGCGTGCTGGAAGGCCGCAAGACCTTCGGCAACATCATCAAATACATCAAGATGACCGCCAGCTCCAATTTTGGTAACGTCTTCAGTGTATTGATCGCCAGCGCCTTCCTGCCCTTCCTGCCGATGCTTGCCATCCAGCTGCTCGTGCAGAACCTGCTGTATGATATCTCGCAGATTTCCATTCCCTGGGACAATGTGGACATGGAATATATGGATAAACCGCGCAAATGGGAGGCAGGGGGCATCGCCCGCTTCATGATGCTGATCGGCCCGCTCAGTTCCATTTTTGACGTGATCACCTTCTGCGTCATGTGGTATGTCTTCAAGGCAAATACGCCCGAGCATCAGGGGCTTTTCCAGTCCGGCTGGTTCGTGGAAGGCCTGTTATCGCAGACGCTGGTCGTGCATATGATCCGCACACAGAAGATTCCCTTCTTCCAGAGCCGCGCCGCCCTGCCCGTCATCACACTGACGCTCGTCATCATGGCGATCGGTATCTATATTCCCTTCTCGCCGCTGGGTGAAAGCCTGAGGCTGGCAAGCCTGCCGCTTGCTTA